The following nucleotide sequence is from uncultured Erythrobacter sp..
CTCGCGAAGGCGGGAATCTAGAACGCAAGGTCAATGGCTCCGCACTGGATCCCCGCCTTCGCGGGGATGACGAGTCCCCCTAAACATCATCCGCCGAGATCAGCTCGGCTTCGTCGATCTCGCCCGTCAGGCTCGCCACTGTCGTCGCCACCGCCGCATCGCCGCTGACGTTGGTCGTCGTCCGCATCATGTCCATAATCCGATCAATGCCCGCGACAAGCGCGATGGTTTCCAGCGGAACGCCGACCGCGCCGAACACAAGCACCATCATGATCAGTCCCGAACCCGGAATGCCCGCCGCGCCTATCGCGCCGAGCGTGCCGAGCACCGAGATCATCACATAGTCGCCCCAGCTCAGATCCACGCCGAACACCTGCGCGCCGAACAGGGTCGCGAGGCCCAGATACATCGCGGTGCCGTTCATATTGATCGTTGCACCGAGCGACACGACGAAACTCGCGACCGAGTTCGAAACACCAAGGTTCCGCCGCACGCAGCGCAGGGTCACTGGCAGCGTCGCGTTCGAGCTTGCCGTCGAGTAGCTCACCGCCATCGCGTCGATAATGCCCCGGAAGAAGTCGATAACCGGCAGCTTGGCGATGAACTTGATCATCCCGCCATAAATCAGTCCGATGATCAGGAAGCAGCCGAGATAGTTGAGGATCACCACGATCCCGAGCGCTTGCAGAGCGTCGACGCCGAGCGTGCCCGCAACCCACGCCATCAGCGCGAAAACGCCGAACGGGGTCAGTTCCATCACCACCATGGTGACTTTCTGCATGATGACGCTGCCGCTCTCGAAGATCTTGAGCACCGGCTCGCCATCTTCCTTGGCCATCAGGATGCCGATGCCGATTAGCAGTGAGAAGATGATCAGCGGCAGGACATTGACGTCCGCCATCACCTGAACCGGGCTGGAGGGCACCATCTCCAGGATCATTTGCTGGACGGTGACCGCCTCTTCCTGACGGCTCTGCGCGCGTTCCAGCGCGTCGGCGTCGAGGTTCATATTCGACACATCGAGGCCCGCTCCGGGCTGCACCAATGTGCCAATGCCGAGGCCCAGCCAGACTGCCATCTGGCCGGTCACGACGAAGATCAGCAGCGCTCGCCAGCCGACGCTGCCAAGTTTTCGCAGGTCGCCGATACTCGCGACGCCTGCGACAAGGCTGAAGAAGATCAGCGGAACGACCAACATCTTGATGAAGGCGATGAAAATGTCGCCGACGATCTTGATGCTCGCCGCCCCCGGCCCCCAGATGTAGCCGACGATGATGCCGAGGATCAGCGCACCGATAACCCGCTGCCACAGCGGAATTGCAAACCAGGCTTTCATCGGCTCACGCCCCTTCTTGTTCTGTCTCGAGTGCGAGCGCCCCCAGCGCCGCGCGTGTGTATATCCGGGCTAGCGCATCAAGGTCGGGGATGGCTACCGCTTCATCGCGCTTGTGCATCGTGGCATTGCAGAGTCCGAATTCGATCACCGGGCAGACATTGCGCAGGAATCGCGCATCGGAAGTACCGCCAGTGGTCGATTGCTCGGGCTTATTGCCGGTCTCGGCTTCGATCGCCTCGGCGAGCATATTGGAGAATGCGCCGGGTTCGGTGAGAAATGGCTCACCTGAGATAATCGGAAGCGCGGTGCCGCCATGCTTTTC
It contains:
- a CDS encoding dicarboxylate/amino acid:cation symporter, which produces MKAWFAIPLWQRVIGALILGIIVGYIWGPGAASIKIVGDIFIAFIKMLVVPLIFFSLVAGVASIGDLRKLGSVGWRALLIFVVTGQMAVWLGLGIGTLVQPGAGLDVSNMNLDADALERAQSRQEEAVTVQQMILEMVPSSPVQVMADVNVLPLIIFSLLIGIGILMAKEDGEPVLKIFESGSVIMQKVTMVVMELTPFGVFALMAWVAGTLGVDALQALGIVVILNYLGCFLIIGLIYGGMIKFIAKLPVIDFFRGIIDAMAVSYSTASSNATLPVTLRCVRRNLGVSNSVASFVVSLGATINMNGTAMYLGLATLFGAQVFGVDLSWGDYVMISVLGTLGAIGAAGIPGSGLIMMVLVFGAVGVPLETIALVAGIDRIMDMMRTTTNVSGDAAVATTVASLTGEIDEAELISADDV